In Salinibacterium sp. dk2585, a single window of DNA contains:
- a CDS encoding ABC transporter permease, with translation MTYAKVIAMRAVHLVVVLLGVSFLVYLLLDLLPGDTAEVLVASSSNPTPGAVEEIRKELGLDQPFMVRYVQWLGNAITGDLGVSFRTGQPVTEAIGERLPVTIQLLIMAEIISLAIAVPLAVAAARRRDQVFDRVVSVFTFTLQSIPNFVVSLVLIVIFAVTLNWLPAIGFVPLQEDVLGNIRSLLIPSIALASALVPLYMRVLRNEMIRTLQEDYILVARSVGLTQRSVLFRYALKPSLPTLVTVVGINIGTLIGGTLLIELISGLPGIGTLIYSGINNRDYVLVQGLILFIACAYVLANFIVDMIYPLLDPRVRV, from the coding sequence GTGACATACGCAAAGGTCATCGCCATGAGGGCAGTGCATCTGGTGGTCGTGCTGCTCGGCGTGAGCTTTCTCGTCTACCTCCTGCTCGACCTGCTGCCAGGCGACACCGCCGAGGTGCTCGTGGCGTCGAGCTCCAACCCCACGCCGGGCGCGGTCGAGGAGATCCGCAAGGAGCTCGGGCTCGACCAGCCGTTCATGGTGCGCTACGTGCAGTGGCTCGGCAACGCGATCACGGGCGACCTCGGTGTCTCCTTCCGCACGGGGCAACCCGTGACGGAGGCGATCGGCGAGCGCCTGCCCGTCACGATCCAGCTGCTCATCATGGCCGAGATCATCTCGTTGGCGATCGCCGTGCCCCTCGCCGTGGCTGCCGCGCGCCGCCGCGACCAGGTTTTCGACCGCGTCGTCTCGGTCTTCACCTTCACGCTGCAGTCGATCCCCAACTTCGTGGTCTCGCTCGTGCTGATCGTGATCTTCGCGGTGACGCTGAACTGGTTGCCGGCCATCGGTTTCGTGCCCCTGCAGGAAGACGTGCTCGGCAACATCCGCTCGCTCCTGATCCCGTCGATCGCGCTCGCCTCGGCGCTCGTACCCCTCTACATGCGGGTGCTGCGCAACGAGATGATCCGCACCCTGCAGGAGGACTACATCCTCGTCGCCCGCTCGGTGGGACTGACGCAGCGGAGCGTGCTCTTCCGTTACGCGCTCAAGCCCTCGCTGCCCACGCTCGTGACGGTCGTCGGCATCAACATCGGCACGCTCATTGGCGGCACGCTGCTGATCGAGCTCATCTCGGGCCTGCCGGGTATCGGCACGCTCATCTACAGCGGCATCAACAACCGCGACTACGTGCTCGTGCAGGGCCTCATCCTCTTCATCGCCTGCGCCTACGTGCTCGCCAACTTCATCGTCGACATGATCTACCCGCTACTTGACCCAAGGGTGCGCGTATGA
- a CDS encoding CoA ester lyase, whose protein sequence is MSETDLMELGRARSFLFVPGDRPGRFSKAAAAGADMVVLDLEDAVAADNKRAAREHVGEWLSAEGRGVVRVRAADVPGHRGDVDSLVGLPGLQGVMLAKAESPESVADVAERTGVPVIPLVESAAGLACSEQMARARGSARLAFGHLDMAADIGSAPDREPMLHARSTLVFASRLGGLPGPIDGVTTVLDSPEAVTSDVRYAHSLGMTGKLLIHPNQVEVSHAAMRPTAQELAWARSVTATLGGGGVARVDDVMVDAPVLARAEAILARFR, encoded by the coding sequence GTGAGCGAGACCGACCTCATGGAGCTGGGCCGCGCGCGGAGCTTCCTCTTCGTTCCGGGTGACCGGCCAGGTCGTTTCAGCAAGGCCGCTGCTGCGGGGGCAGACATGGTCGTCCTCGACCTTGAGGATGCCGTCGCGGCCGACAACAAGCGGGCGGCGCGGGAGCACGTCGGGGAGTGGCTGAGCGCCGAGGGGCGTGGCGTCGTCCGGGTCCGCGCCGCGGACGTGCCGGGTCACCGGGGTGACGTGGACTCGCTCGTAGGGCTGCCCGGGCTCCAGGGCGTCATGCTCGCGAAGGCTGAGAGTCCGGAGTCGGTGGCTGATGTCGCAGAACGCACGGGCGTGCCCGTCATACCCCTGGTCGAATCGGCGGCCGGCCTCGCGTGTTCCGAGCAAATGGCCAGAGCGCGAGGCTCGGCGAGACTCGCCTTCGGTCACCTCGACATGGCGGCCGACATCGGGTCGGCACCGGACCGGGAACCGATGCTCCACGCGCGTTCGACCCTCGTGTTCGCGTCGCGACTTGGCGGCCTGCCCGGCCCGATCGACGGGGTGACGACCGTCCTTGACAGCCCCGAAGCGGTGACGTCCGATGTCCGCTACGCGCACTCGCTCGGCATGACGGGAAAGCTCCTCATCCACCCGAACCAGGTGGAGGTGTCCCACGCCGCCATGCGCCCCACTGCGCAGGAACTCGCGTGGGCGAGGTCAGTGACAGCGACGCTCGGCGGCGGCGGCGTGGCGCGCGTCGATGACGTAATGGTCGACGCCCCGGTCCTCGCCCGGGCCGAGGCCATACTCGCGCGCTTCAGGTAG
- a CDS encoding CaiB/BaiF CoA-transferase family protein: MSRPLDGVTVVSLEQAVAAPFATRQLADQGARVIKVERPEVGDFARGYDETVRGLASHFVWLNRSKESVALDLKSERGREAVLAMVREADVFVQNLAPGATERLGLGSDVLKELNPRLIHVSISGYGTGGPYSSKKAYDLLVQCEAGLVSITGTPDEPSKVGISIADIASGMYAYTGILSALLNRQRTGHGEVIEISMLEALAEWMGFPYNYTYYGGSELPRTGARHAAIAPYGPFRCGDGRQVFLGLQNEREWATFCNEILEMPSLVQDPRFSRNSLRVEHAAELKQEIERGFAGSTVEAVAEKLESVGIANALLRDLHALAEHPQLAARGRWRDYDSPAGTLRGLIPPATFVGADPVMGPVPEVGQHTDSVLAEFGVARQQSVAV; encoded by the coding sequence GTGTCTCGTCCGCTTGACGGCGTCACGGTCGTGTCGCTGGAACAGGCCGTCGCCGCGCCGTTCGCCACCCGCCAACTGGCCGACCAGGGCGCACGAGTGATCAAGGTGGAGCGCCCTGAGGTGGGGGACTTCGCTCGCGGCTACGACGAGACCGTCCGCGGACTCGCGAGCCACTTCGTGTGGCTGAACCGATCGAAGGAGTCGGTCGCGCTCGACCTCAAGTCGGAGCGCGGCAGGGAGGCCGTGCTCGCGATGGTGCGCGAAGCAGATGTCTTCGTGCAGAACCTTGCTCCGGGCGCCACCGAGCGACTTGGCCTCGGCAGCGATGTGCTCAAGGAACTGAATCCGCGGCTGATCCATGTGTCGATCTCTGGCTACGGCACGGGAGGCCCGTACTCGTCGAAGAAGGCCTACGACCTGCTCGTCCAGTGCGAGGCAGGGCTCGTCTCCATCACGGGGACCCCGGACGAACCATCGAAGGTCGGGATCTCGATCGCGGATATCGCCTCAGGCATGTACGCCTACACAGGCATCCTCTCCGCGCTGCTCAACAGGCAACGCACCGGCCATGGTGAGGTCATCGAGATCTCGATGCTCGAGGCGCTCGCCGAGTGGATGGGGTTCCCGTACAACTACACCTACTACGGCGGCAGCGAGCTTCCGCGCACGGGAGCGCGCCACGCGGCGATCGCTCCCTATGGTCCATTCCGTTGTGGGGACGGCCGGCAGGTCTTCCTCGGCCTGCAGAACGAGCGGGAGTGGGCGACGTTCTGCAATGAGATCCTCGAGATGCCCTCGCTCGTGCAAGACCCCCGCTTCTCACGAAACTCGCTTCGCGTCGAACACGCGGCCGAACTCAAGCAGGAGATCGAGCGTGGCTTCGCCGGCAGCACGGTCGAAGCGGTCGCGGAGAAGCTCGAATCCGTTGGAATCGCGAATGCCCTGCTGAGAGACCTGCACGCGCTTGCCGAGCATCCCCAGCTCGCGGCGCGCGGACGATGGCGTGACTATGACTCTCCCGCCGGCACCCTCCGCGGTCTCATCCCACCTGCGACATTCGTGGGGGCAGACCCCGTCATGGGGCCGGTGCCGGAGGTCGGCCAGCACACCGACTCCGTGCTCGCCGAGTTCGGAGTGGCGCGCCAGCAGAGCGTGGCCGTGTGA
- a CDS encoding mesaconyl-C4 CoA hydratase, protein MTTTVRREEIIAAEPVESLAAMLGIEVPFGEGDAVPPMWHWMYLLERTAQSELGEDGHPVVGIPAPPGPGRRRMFAGGRVATLAPLRIGRSATKVISLHRSVDKVGKTGPLTFTTVLHEIFQDGELVIREEQDIVYRAEGGEPLPAAKPAAPAPEGPRLQLDVDERLLFRFSALTYNAHRIHYDRDWCEQEGYDGLVIHGPLLALLAGDLYRREGIDLTGKTFSYRLVSPLTKSQECVIVPGQDGFAAGVEARGANGSIAAVANIADAA, encoded by the coding sequence ATGACGACGACAGTGCGTCGAGAAGAGATCATCGCAGCCGAGCCCGTGGAATCGCTCGCCGCGATGCTGGGGATCGAGGTCCCTTTCGGAGAGGGTGACGCGGTGCCCCCCATGTGGCACTGGATGTACCTGCTCGAGAGGACCGCGCAGAGCGAGCTCGGAGAAGACGGGCATCCCGTCGTGGGAATCCCCGCGCCCCCCGGCCCCGGGCGTCGGCGGATGTTCGCAGGCGGGCGAGTGGCGACCCTTGCGCCGCTTCGAATCGGCAGGAGCGCCACCAAGGTCATCTCGCTGCACCGCTCTGTCGACAAGGTGGGAAAGACCGGACCCCTGACGTTCACGACCGTGCTGCACGAGATCTTCCAGGACGGCGAGCTCGTCATCCGCGAGGAGCAGGACATCGTCTATCGCGCGGAGGGCGGGGAGCCCCTGCCGGCGGCGAAGCCTGCGGCACCCGCACCTGAGGGGCCGCGGCTCCAACTGGATGTCGATGAGCGGCTTCTCTTCCGATTCTCTGCGCTGACCTACAATGCGCACCGCATCCACTACGACCGCGACTGGTGTGAGCAGGAGGGTTACGACGGACTCGTGATCCACGGCCCGTTGCTCGCGCTCCTCGCTGGCGACCTCTACCGCCGAGAGGGGATCGACCTGACGGGCAAGACCTTCTCCTACCGGCTGGTCTCCCCGCTCACGAAGTCACAGGAATGCGTGATCGTGCCGGGCCAGGACGGCTTTGCCGCAGGGGTTGAGGCACGAGGCGCCAACGGCAGCATCGCCGCCGTGGCGAACATCGCGGATGCCGCGTGA
- a CDS encoding ABC transporter permease — protein sequence MSFTTKTTSQRTVVPGSPPIGGRGLLGRSRRAVPPWAVMISLGWLVLLMAGALLLPVLPLPDPSRSDYGAIMAPMFSPGHILGTDEVGRDILARLLSGAQVSLFVGVASIALAVVLGAPMGILAGYFGGWANRFIVAGLDIVLSFPNLVALIALSLFLGPGLWTIVVGIGIIASAPVARVARSATLTFVNRDFVTAARGMGFGHARIIVREILPNVVVPVLAYAIVVIAVAIVAEASLSFLGLGIQPPDASWGSMMGTGRSKLTQAPHIVLLPAFTMALSILAINFLAEHFAKRFDIKESAL from the coding sequence ATGAGTTTCACAACCAAGACCACCTCCCAGCGCACGGTCGTGCCGGGCAGCCCGCCCATCGGTGGGCGCGGGCTCCTCGGCCGCTCCCGCAGGGCGGTGCCGCCGTGGGCCGTCATGATCTCGCTCGGATGGCTCGTGCTTCTCATGGCGGGCGCGCTGCTGCTGCCCGTGCTGCCGCTGCCAGACCCGTCGCGTTCCGACTACGGCGCCATCATGGCGCCCATGTTCAGCCCCGGCCACATACTCGGAACCGACGAGGTGGGGCGTGACATCCTCGCCCGGCTGCTGTCGGGCGCGCAGGTCAGCCTCTTCGTCGGCGTCGCCTCGATCGCGCTCGCCGTCGTGCTTGGCGCCCCCATGGGCATCCTGGCCGGGTACTTCGGCGGCTGGGCGAACCGCTTCATCGTCGCGGGCCTCGACATCGTGCTGTCGTTCCCCAATCTCGTGGCGCTCATCGCCCTGAGCCTCTTCCTCGGCCCCGGCCTCTGGACGATCGTGGTCGGCATCGGCATCATCGCCTCGGCCCCCGTTGCGCGAGTCGCCCGCTCGGCGACACTGACCTTCGTCAACCGTGACTTCGTGACGGCGGCGCGCGGCATGGGCTTCGGGCATGCGCGCATCATCGTGCGGGAGATCCTGCCCAACGTGGTCGTGCCCGTGCTCGCGTACGCGATCGTCGTCATCGCCGTCGCGATCGTCGCCGAGGCGAGCCTCAGCTTCCTCGGCCTCGGCATCCAGCCACCGGATGCCAGCTGGGGCTCCATGATGGGCACCGGCCGGTCGAAGCTCACCCAGGCGCCGCACATCGTGCTGCTCCCGGCATTCACGATGGCCCTCTCCATCCTTGCGATCAACTTCCTCGCCGAGCACTTCGCGAAGCGATTCGACATCAAGGAGTCTGCGCTGTGA
- a CDS encoding TetR/AcrR family transcriptional regulator: MTDSTTRSETEEQRSRALEATLTLVARSGYQATTIAAVAKEAGLSESFILWHFRNKDRLFAEALEYSYRKRRSTSPSWSEVVPPEKRAVALRHNALGLTPPSAEGTEYRTFGLMLGLESRPVQPTARLRFTEFRGRTLSAITSWWDRSLRIEDAIERMAAAELLGNLTLSAVDGRFINSVFSELDRDVTTDIIVAGLEGVATRLEERPSASLELPPAAARAVASLPPAGPTQHDETSTRIQILRAAESVASDIGIDSASIARICKKCGCSPTSIYWFFKDKDAIFEALIEFLHKDWNDTHPRASKVGTPWSDDPLLEMMAHSLWRYSGAANLMRISLMLFLHSEDTHTVTREECLRVRAELCREWQDSYSRMFPELQHDETLTHGVAMVHAAVSDGLFISQQIAGGNGSMTAYTWVLSEFMDAGIRSVLPTRGPEAS; the protein is encoded by the coding sequence ATGACCGACAGCACTACGCGCAGCGAGACCGAGGAGCAGCGTTCGCGCGCCCTCGAGGCGACGCTGACGCTCGTGGCCCGCTCGGGTTATCAGGCCACGACGATCGCGGCGGTCGCGAAGGAGGCGGGGCTCTCGGAGAGCTTCATCCTGTGGCACTTCCGCAACAAGGACCGCCTCTTCGCTGAGGCGCTCGAATACAGTTATCGCAAGCGACGCTCGACCTCCCCATCGTGGAGCGAGGTCGTGCCGCCCGAGAAGCGCGCCGTTGCGCTCCGCCACAACGCCCTCGGGCTCACTCCTCCGAGCGCTGAGGGAACCGAATACCGCACCTTTGGTCTCATGCTGGGCCTGGAGAGTCGGCCCGTGCAGCCGACGGCCCGGCTGCGGTTCACCGAGTTCCGCGGAAGGACGCTCTCGGCCATCACGTCGTGGTGGGATCGCAGCCTACGGATTGAGGACGCGATCGAGCGGATGGCGGCTGCCGAACTCCTTGGCAACCTGACCCTCTCCGCGGTCGATGGCCGGTTCATCAACTCGGTGTTCTCCGAGCTTGACCGCGACGTCACGACCGACATCATCGTCGCGGGGCTCGAAGGGGTTGCGACCCGCCTCGAGGAGCGACCGTCGGCATCCCTTGAGCTCCCACCGGCGGCAGCGCGCGCCGTCGCCTCGCTGCCGCCTGCCGGCCCGACCCAGCACGACGAGACCTCGACCCGCATCCAGATCCTTCGCGCGGCCGAGTCAGTCGCATCCGACATCGGCATCGACTCCGCGAGCATCGCACGCATCTGCAAGAAATGCGGATGCTCGCCCACCTCGATCTACTGGTTCTTCAAAGACAAAGACGCAATCTTCGAAGCCCTCATCGAGTTTCTCCACAAGGACTGGAACGACACGCACCCCCGCGCGAGCAAGGTAGGAACCCCGTGGTCTGACGACCCCCTGCTGGAGATGATGGCGCACTCGCTCTGGCGCTACTCCGGGGCGGCGAACCTCATGCGGATCTCGCTCATGCTCTTCCTCCACAGCGAAGACACGCACACGGTCACCCGTGAGGAGTGCCTCCGCGTCCGCGCCGAACTGTGCCGGGAATGGCAGGACTCCTACAGCCGGATGTTCCCAGAGCTTCAGCACGATGAGACACTCACCCACGGCGTCGCCATGGTGCACGCGGCCGTTTCAGACGGTCTCTTCATCTCCCAGCAGATCGCGGGCGGCAATGGTTCGATGACCGCCTACACATGGGTGCTCTCCGAGTTCATGGATGCGGGGATCCGGAGCGTCCTGCCGACACGGGGGCCCGAGGCATCCTGA
- a CDS encoding ABC transporter ATP-binding protein — protein sequence MTVEPILEVKDLRIQFKTPQGIAEVVNGVNLSIAPGQVHGLVGESGSGKSVTARAVLGILPRNALHKREGSVRFAGEEILGLSEDEMRKRIRGRRIAMVFQDPMTALNPVMRVGKQLVLPMRRHLGINGKEAKARAIDLLGQVGIPDPEEKFKVYPHQLSGGQRQRIMIALALSCDPELLIADEPTTALDVTVQAQILDLFDKLRRERNLAVLLVSHDLSLIAERCDEVSVMYAGRVVETGSAISTFEAPQHPYTKALEEARPSLENPPHTVLRTIPGRPPQLTDLPHGCSFANRCPRMTELCLDIDPPLEPGPAGRPVACHHPVAGPDEPLGVSVTAAKERIS from the coding sequence GTGACGGTCGAGCCCATCCTCGAGGTCAAGGACCTGCGAATTCAGTTCAAGACACCGCAGGGCATCGCGGAGGTCGTCAACGGGGTCAATCTCTCGATCGCGCCGGGCCAGGTGCACGGTCTCGTCGGCGAGAGCGGTTCGGGCAAGTCGGTGACGGCACGAGCCGTGCTCGGGATCCTGCCCCGCAACGCCCTCCACAAGCGCGAGGGCAGCGTGCGCTTCGCCGGTGAGGAGATCCTCGGCCTCAGCGAGGACGAGATGCGCAAGCGTATCCGCGGCCGCCGCATCGCCATGGTGTTCCAGGACCCCATGACCGCACTCAACCCCGTCATGCGGGTGGGCAAGCAGCTCGTGCTCCCCATGCGCCGCCACCTCGGCATCAACGGCAAGGAGGCGAAGGCGCGCGCGATCGACCTGCTCGGGCAGGTCGGCATCCCCGACCCTGAGGAGAAGTTCAAGGTCTACCCGCACCAGCTCTCGGGTGGGCAGCGCCAGCGCATCATGATCGCGCTCGCGCTCTCGTGTGACCCCGAACTGCTCATCGCGGACGAGCCGACGACAGCACTGGATGTCACGGTGCAGGCGCAGATCCTCGACCTCTTCGACAAGCTGCGCCGGGAACGCAACCTCGCGGTGCTGCTCGTCTCGCACGACCTCAGCCTGATCGCGGAACGCTGCGACGAGGTCTCGGTCATGTATGCGGGACGCGTCGTCGAGACGGGCTCGGCCATCAGCACCTTCGAGGCACCGCAGCATCCGTACACCAAGGCACTCGAGGAGGCCCGGCCGAGCCTCGAGAACCCGCCGCACACCGTGCTCCGCACGATCCCCGGCCGTCCTCCCCAGCTCACGGACCTTCCCCACGGGTGCTCCTTCGCCAACCGGTGCCCCCGGATGACCGAACTCTGCCTCGACATCGACCCGCCCCTCGAGCCGGGGCCCGCGGGACGACCCGTCGCCTGCCATCATCCCGTCGCCGGCCCCGACGAGCCCCTCGGGGTCTCGGTCACGGCGGCGAAAGAGAGGATCTCCTGA
- a CDS encoding MmgE/PrpD family protein, which translates to MTDSTSMSEVLAAHWASLHFEDIPSVEVTRVKANILDTLAVSLAGVGTEESMRVRGALHDLHGSESGSLVWGTPDRLTPAYAAFANGTSAHARDFDDGGGPGHAGATVLPAAIAVGELVGASGRDLIAATIAGYDISYRLLQSLGGFAAMTDRGWHSTGVMGSFAAAAASAKMLGLDAQCFADALGIAGSFTGGIWAFIDDGAWTKRIHAGKAGETGVDAAFLARRGITGPHRVFEAQWGGIFATHNGGTGSPERALDRLGLDFNIDTAYIKPHACCRGSHSTIDTMLRLIEGHDLTPQNVARIIVTAGSTAINMLSVDPIETVFDAQFSLPYAIAIALHQRSVGLDQFDPPRIHEPAIRATFDRITMRLDESIQLADGPTLRIELTDGRVISSDSGSPMKAKGSASNPMSQHEVAQKARQLLAPRGPDVAEALVAAVDGLDQSEDLTDLMNALSFATERK; encoded by the coding sequence ATGACCGACAGCACATCGATGAGCGAGGTGCTCGCGGCGCATTGGGCGTCCCTGCATTTCGAGGACATCCCTTCCGTCGAGGTGACGCGGGTGAAGGCGAACATCCTCGACACTCTCGCCGTCTCCCTCGCGGGCGTCGGCACCGAGGAGTCGATGCGTGTCCGCGGCGCCCTGCACGACCTTCATGGCAGTGAGAGCGGCAGCCTTGTGTGGGGAACGCCCGATCGACTGACTCCCGCATATGCGGCCTTCGCGAATGGCACCTCTGCACACGCGAGGGACTTCGACGACGGAGGAGGCCCGGGTCATGCGGGGGCCACGGTGCTTCCGGCTGCCATCGCCGTCGGGGAGCTCGTCGGCGCGAGCGGCCGCGACCTGATCGCCGCCACCATCGCGGGTTACGACATCAGCTATCGCCTGCTGCAGTCGCTCGGGGGATTCGCCGCCATGACGGATCGTGGATGGCACAGCACCGGAGTCATGGGCAGTTTCGCGGCGGCGGCGGCGTCAGCGAAGATGCTCGGCCTCGACGCACAGTGCTTCGCCGACGCCCTGGGCATCGCGGGATCGTTCACCGGCGGCATCTGGGCCTTCATCGATGATGGGGCCTGGACGAAACGCATCCATGCGGGCAAGGCAGGGGAGACGGGGGTCGATGCCGCGTTCCTCGCCCGGAGGGGAATCACGGGACCGCACCGAGTCTTCGAAGCCCAGTGGGGCGGAATCTTTGCCACGCACAACGGCGGAACCGGAAGCCCCGAGCGAGCCCTCGACCGCCTCGGCCTCGACTTCAACATCGACACGGCCTACATAAAGCCCCACGCGTGCTGCCGAGGGTCACACTCGACCATCGACACGATGCTTCGCCTGATCGAGGGGCACGACCTGACGCCGCAGAACGTGGCGAGAATCATCGTCACGGCGGGGAGCACCGCGATCAACATGCTCTCGGTCGATCCGATCGAGACAGTGTTCGACGCACAGTTCAGCTTGCCGTACGCCATCGCGATCGCACTCCATCAGCGCAGCGTCGGCCTCGACCAGTTCGACCCGCCGCGCATCCACGAACCGGCGATTCGTGCGACGTTCGATCGGATCACGATGCGACTCGACGAGAGCATCCAACTTGCTGACGGTCCCACCCTCCGCATCGAGCTGACCGACGGCAGGGTGATCAGCTCCGACTCGGGAAGCCCGATGAAGGCCAAGGGCTCTGCATCGAACCCGATGTCGCAGCACGAGGTGGCCCAGAAGGCGCGGCAGCTCCTTGCGCCCCGGGGCCCGGACGTCGCCGAGGCCTTGGTCGCGGCGGTAGACGGCCTCGACCAGTCGGAGGACCTCACCGACCTGATGAATGCACTCAGCTTCGCGACCGAGAGGAAATGA
- a CDS encoding alpha/beta fold hydrolase, with the protein MPSNRLRMPRPTSAFHTVARALPALWRRVSLAPTEPVAAPLRRRRGTHPITIPGDTAVSFTSEETSRYVDAAGVRIHYHEAGTGPVLLLVHGGAPGAYGWGNFGQNLEALAQHFRTIIVDLPGYGKSDKPEVEGDRNSFYAETFLAMMDALSIDSAHVCGLATGGGAAITMAVSAPERIERLILVSSMGGLPLFSTRPTEGQKVIQSYYKGDGPSEEKMRNYLSVMMYDQALITDDVVQDRYQASIDPEFMAKAPEGRGQRKPDQGPPLWTLLGQVEAPTLVVWGRDNRIQGYDNALFMLNQIPDVRLHIFGKTGLWVPFERAREFEALVTGFLREDNRMGP; encoded by the coding sequence ATGCCATCAAACAGGCTTCGGATGCCTCGTCCCACCTCGGCGTTCCACACGGTGGCACGCGCTCTCCCAGCGCTCTGGCGCCGTGTTAGTCTCGCGCCGACCGAGCCGGTCGCCGCACCGTTGCGACGAAGACGCGGCACGCATCCGATCACCATCCCGGGAGACACCGCTGTGAGCTTCACCTCCGAAGAGACGAGCCGTTACGTCGATGCCGCCGGAGTGCGCATCCACTATCACGAGGCGGGCACGGGGCCGGTGCTGCTGCTCGTGCACGGCGGGGCCCCCGGCGCCTACGGCTGGGGCAACTTCGGGCAGAACCTTGAGGCGCTGGCCCAGCACTTCCGCACGATCATCGTCGACCTGCCCGGCTATGGAAAGTCTGACAAGCCGGAGGTCGAGGGCGACCGCAACTCCTTCTACGCCGAAACCTTCCTCGCGATGATGGACGCCCTCTCGATCGACTCCGCCCACGTGTGCGGGCTCGCAACCGGTGGTGGCGCCGCAATCACGATGGCCGTCTCGGCACCGGAACGCATCGAGCGGCTCATCCTCGTGAGCTCCATGGGCGGGCTCCCCCTCTTCAGCACGCGCCCCACCGAGGGCCAGAAAGTCATCCAGTCCTACTACAAGGGCGATGGGCCGTCTGAGGAGAAGATGCGCAACTACCTCTCGGTCATGATGTACGACCAGGCGCTCATCACTGACGATGTCGTGCAGGACCGCTACCAGGCGAGTATCGACCCCGAGTTCATGGCCAAGGCGCCGGAGGGACGCGGGCAGCGCAAGCCCGACCAGGGGCCGCCGCTGTGGACGCTCCTCGGCCAGGTCGAGGCACCGACGCTCGTGGTCTGGGGTCGCGACAACCGCATCCAGGGCTACGACAACGCCCTGTTCATGCTGAACCAGATTCCGGATGTTCGCCTGCACATCTTCGGCAAGACCGGGCTTTGGGTACCATTCGAACGCGCTCGCGAGTTCGAAGCTCTCGTCACGGGATTCCTCCGCGAGGACAACCGGATGGGGCCATGA
- a CDS encoding LysR family transcriptional regulator encodes MANLELRELQWFIALAEREHLTQAAAQLHISQPTLSRALTRIEEQLGVQLFDRRRNRLKLNKYGEIFLAHALRASSELAQAERRIATLVDPDRGSIALGFVESFGNWLVPRMVNRYREVAPGTSFELFGGAADAIVDGVRKGRFDIGLVAPRPAADDLEWLPIGKQALRVIAPAGHPFQQRVSLALHELADEPMVTLRLGYGLRTVVDGLFRDAGIPHRIAIETTELSTMSALVAAGVGVAIVPEPPRELQHAPLGVPLSVPGAHREYGAIARRVGPIGHAAHRFLAALKADASSSDLYAVAPSSARPAPPASVAGREDTPQ; translated from the coding sequence ATGGCGAACCTGGAACTCCGTGAACTTCAGTGGTTCATCGCGCTGGCTGAGAGGGAGCACCTCACCCAGGCGGCTGCCCAACTCCACATCAGCCAACCGACCCTCTCGCGGGCGTTGACCCGCATCGAAGAGCAACTCGGCGTGCAACTCTTCGACCGCCGCCGCAATCGGCTGAAGTTGAACAAGTACGGCGAGATCTTTCTTGCCCATGCCCTCAGGGCCTCGAGTGAGCTTGCCCAGGCCGAGCGGCGCATCGCGACCCTGGTCGACCCCGACAGGGGCTCGATCGCGCTCGGCTTCGTGGAGTCCTTTGGCAACTGGTTGGTCCCCCGCATGGTGAACAGGTATCGGGAGGTCGCGCCAGGCACGTCGTTCGAGCTCTTCGGAGGGGCAGCGGATGCCATTGTCGACGGGGTGCGGAAGGGCCGCTTCGACATCGGGCTCGTGGCGCCGCGTCCGGCTGCCGATGACCTGGAATGGCTGCCAATCGGCAAGCAGGCGCTTCGCGTGATCGCCCCCGCCGGCCACCCGTTCCAGCAGCGCGTATCGCTCGCGCTCCACGAGCTGGCCGACGAACCGATGGTGACCCTGCGTCTCGGATACGGACTCCGCACCGTGGTCGACGGCCTCTTCCGCGACGCGGGCATCCCCCACCGCATCGCGATAGAGACGACCGAGTTGTCGACCATGAGTGCCTTGGTCGCGGCCGGCGTCGGCGTAGCCATCGTCCCCGAGCCGCCACGCGAGTTGCAGCATGCGCCCCTCGGAGTCCCGCTCAGCGTGCCAGGCGCCCACCGGGAGTACGGCGCGATTGCTCGGCGAGTCGGCCCCATCGGCCATGCGGCACACAGATTCCTGGCGGCACTCAAGGCGGATGCCTCGAGCTCGGACCTGTACGCCGTGGCGCCGTCATCCGCCCGCCCCGCCCCGCCAGCATCCGTCGCCGGCCGAGAGGACACTCCTCAATGA